A window of Glycine soja cultivar W05 chromosome 13, ASM419377v2, whole genome shotgun sequence genomic DNA:
CTTCGCCTTTTTCCCTGTTCATTCGACAGTAACCTCAACACTCTATTGGGGTCTGATAGAGATGGGGTCTTGCTGTGGTGAAAGTGCAGATAACATGCAAGTGATAGGTGCGGATAAGGACCACATATGGAGGTGTGTTTTTGTTCTctctcacccccccccccccccccccccccccctttctttttctatctatCTCATTCATATTGCATTGTGAAATGGGGCACTTAGTGGCAACAAAAATGGAATGACATTGTTCAATGTGTCAATTCTAGCAGCAAGAAAGTGGAAGCAGATGAGGGTCTGAATCTGAACACTGTGGGGTGCCTCAGAGGGAGATTACTGGCTGAGAGACAAGCTTCAAGGGTGGCCAAGATGGAAGCAGAATCAATGGGGAACAAGGTAACATAACATAACATCTTTGATCTAATTAACAACAGTGTCAACCTTGAATAATTGTTTCATTCACTTTTATGTTGCACTGTTTGGATCATAACtgtaaaggaaagaaaatgacatTGCAGTTCATTTTTGTATGGCTTTTTCTCTGACAAACTTTATCTTGTGTTTCTActtctggaaaaaaaattgaaaaattgttcAGTTTGTTGAGTTGGAAAAATTGCTTAGAGAAGAGATCAAATTAAGAGATAAAGCTGAAAGAAGGCTTAAACTTTTAAAGAAGAAGGTTGGATCTTTCAATTGCATGCCCTCCAAGACAGGGCAATTGGAGCATTCTGATTCGTCGGAGAAATGTGAAAATTCTTGTGGATCATCCTCAATTAGTTCACTTTTCAAACATTCTGAATTAAACGAAATAACGCATGATGCAAAAATTCCAGCTTTGCCAGAAAATGTAGATCACTGTGACAATGTTTCAGAAGCCTCTACACTCATTCAGACCCACAGCCACAATAGTCCATTCAGTACAAAAGATTGTGATTCTCAGAATACTGATAATTTCAGTACTAATTCAGACCCAGATTATTCTTCCCCACAAATTCTGAGAGAGAATCCGAATCCGAGCTCTGGGAATTTGAAGAATGATGAAATCAGGTACTAAATTTGAACATGCTGATGCTGACATTAAGACGGGATTTTGCTTAGGACAATTATAATGGTCGATTAGAAAATTAACAGTAGTGATAAAATAGGGGTTTGGCTCTCTTTAGTATGGGGTATACACTTGAAAAAAACAATGTGCCTTCATAACCGTTGATTTTCTAATCAACGGTTgagaattttaataaaatcgaatacatatataacaaaatacatatctatattaattacaatcttaGCTGTTAGTAcactttattttctaattagcgATTATTACACTTTATTATCTTCTAAAGTGCATTCTATTCATTTTAGAGGAATCAATTTAGACAAAATAGGAGTTTCATTGTTGTGCAAGATTAGTTTAAAGATTTTTACattataaatcaattaaaaacaataattaatatgattattaggataattattataaaaatcattaaactTATCATTCATCAcgatttgtgattaaattctGTAGGTAACAAATTATGAAACTGTAAACTGTCATAAGTTTAATTGATCTTCTACTTAAGGTATATTGGAGCAAAATCCTATTAGTTGAGTACTTTTTGTCCTTCCAATTGAATTTGTTCGAGCAAGCCACCTAATTTGGAATTTTGGGACTGTTTTTATCAGGCTTTCCACCTTAAGCTCAAGATCATCAGTGACAGAGAATGAGAGTGATCATGCTGATTTCTATGATAATTCTCTGGCATTAGTTCCCGTGACCGTGACAGCTAAATCACAAGCCACCAATAATCCCAAACCAATTATGAGTGTCCTTGAAGCTCTAGATGCACTGAGGCATGCCAGAGAAAGGCTTCAAAGTTCGATGAGAACAAGGCAAATGATTCATGTTGGCCCAATTTAAGCTCCAACATCGAGATACTAATAATGCTATATTATTGCTATATTTATGTATTATAGGCTGTGAGATTATGATTTAGCATGAAAATAGGCGGGAACATCATAAACCATAAACCTAGAGGTCCTCAAATTAATAAGATTGGTAGCAGAGTGGTAAAAATCTTGTGAATTGTGGTTTCACTCAGCACAGAAAGCATGTGACGTGGGGATGTGCTGTCATCTCCTTTGGGGTCCAACTCTTCTGTCCATATTCTTTttcttgtgctttttcttcataTATACTTTTGGTGGCTTTTAATGTGGTCACCCCTTGATTCCTGTGACTTGCATCAACATTATTATACTTGGGCTTGTGGTTTATGAGAAGGACAAGGCTTATCCTCAACCAAGAGTACCACTGTAACTAGACAATTTTGTTATCTGTTGCTCTTTTCTGATATACATCAGCTAATTTCAGATATCAAACAATGAAACATCATGATTTTAAATGTCTTGTACAATCAAAGAACATGGTTAAGGAATTAATTTATTGGTAACTAGtattgcaaaaaataaaaaatcagttAATTAAGTGATGCTGATGAACAATAACATACATTTCCAATTCATAAAACCGaatgaaaaaagattaaaataaatggtagaaaagaagtaaaattaaaattgtatatcaatgcttttaattttctaatgttGAGCTTCTACAATTATTTCGTTTGTGTAGCTATCAAAATTTGAATGTTACATCTTAAAGTGATTTGGAAAGCATAGGAAATCCTTTTGGTCCCGTGTGTTTCCCTCTTGGATTTCACAAAAATGCCGTTGTCATTGTCAAATGTATAAGCAACACTGATTATGTGTTGTGTTGATGTTGTAACTCTATGGATGTTGTTTGCTTCTATTATATATATCTCGATCATCACCGTCAAAATGTAACGCGTCAAAAGGAGCGTGTTCCATTTGTCGCAgaaagtgaaaaagagaaagaaggtgCGGTGAGGCTTCGTCATTCTCTTTTGAGATGGCCATTTCACGGTTGAGAGAAGCAAAGGGACATATCAATACCATATATGAGCTTTcttcgttaaggcattggaatCCAGTTAAGAAAGTAACATGTGAGGAAGAAAGTTTTTCCCTTTATTgctattttttctaattaagaTGACATTTTTTAATCAGAGAACCAGAATAAAGAATAGCAAAAGTAGGTGACTTGAATCCCAACACTGGTTGATTAGcatgataaaaaatttcaagtaaACTCTGCATctctttaattttacaaaatttacactttattcttttttttaatcacaatGTATTTCATTGTTGCTAAGGAGCAAAGTTAAATAGCATTTTCTAATGTTAGGAATTAAAATGCAGGTTTTGTAAAATTCAAAATCAGAGCGACTCAATCATACTtataatttcaagaattaaaatgatatatgcTTCAAAAATTCCATCACCTAATTCATTTCTTACCTATAGAATAAATTACACGAAACTCtcctcatttttatttattacactTGATATCTATCCATTTAGTaaccctaaaaaaaaatataatttattgtctCTTATAACCATGCACACCCCATCCTCTTCACTCCCACTGTGTTTTATGCAAATTACacctaatatttttctttaactttttttttatttgtctttaatGCCAAGTAACAACATTAGTCGATAAAGTAATTAGTAAGTTATCACACATCAAGGATATTGGCAATGCattcttgtgttattttttttttttgagtaaattattttttttaatttttcatttgtgtAAAACAATTGGTGTCATTAGACCAGTTAACAAGCAATTAAAAGCAcagttaacaaaaaaatattaattgacaacagaaactaaaataataataaaaattagtgaATGAGTATTAGTGCAATTCGCAGAAAATACAAGGCGAGTGGATCTATATAATTGTGCatctatataataatttataaatcatGGTTTATACCATTGAAAAAgtaatttctttcaattttgcTCAAATAATGGTTTGAGTCTTTGAGACTTAAATCATGTTCAAACACAACCTagtaatgaattttttcaaacatGTTAGTATTTTGTAGATGAAactcaattatatttttcaaactaAGATAGGGTGAGTATAAATTTTAGTCTAAACATATACTAAGAGAAtggaataaaaattaacaaataattttatatatttaatattttttataattctttaaCCAGGCCAATTTcactgtttattttttttttaacaaaatttagaaaagaaaaagtatcaTTCCATTTCCATGGTTCAAAGAAAATTCCGCAAATAACAACAAGACttcatattaataattagtaATTATGATAGAGCACCCACAAAATTTCCTCCCAACACTTTTGAGTGTATTTATTTTGGGATAAAATATTCATTAGGATCGATCTAGTGAGAGGATATTATAGTGGTGAATGTATCAAAACTTTGACTCAATCTTTATTATTGctattgtatataaaaaaaatattcaggaTGAAATATTGAGGGTTAAGTGGGATgctttattttagaaaattaattatcaaaattatgagaaaacatacacacacatatatatatatatatatatatatatatatatatatatatatatatatatatataatgagttATAAAATTGTTAAGTTTTGTAGTATGTTTAGtaagaattcattttaaataaaataatattttgttattatttttcataatatatatatatatatatctttaatataaattaatcaatacttattattatagaaaatatgaataaattaacgtgaaattattttaatttaattaacatttttaaatttgagtacAACTACCTCAATAAACAaggaatataaaatatttgttgtctaaaaaatgaatttgattttttattattaaaaaaatcattactaATTTCCTcagattttattaaatgtttaatCAATAAATGTCATATACTAGTGGCTAGTGCATGTGGGACATGTAATATTCAACTTGCGTAAATATTAGGACACCAGAATATATTTAACTATAAATCATCAAATACAtcgagaaaatgaaagaaacatgATAACTTTACAGTAATACGTGAAGACATAGGAAATGACCTGTGAGTCAGGGACGCGTGTTCTGATTATCATTAGGGGCGGCGTCTCTTATATTGTGACTTGTGAAGGGGGGTTGGCCTACCAATTATTTTCAGAGCTCATTATCAAGctttataaattttcatttttatttttgagcttGAGCTTCgaataatgaaaattttggTTTCTAACTCCAACAAAGATTAGTATCATAATTTACTTTGTTTTGAAGATTTTGACCTTGTATTGTGTCTAGTGTAATTGGATTGTTGCAAATTAGAATAATGAACTAGAATATTAATTTATGGTATGATGGACAggtaaatctttattttttaaatatgtaattaggAATTTGATCACAAACtctttgtgataaaaaaaatatttatcgataaagattaattttttaaataaatctcaaatattttgataaatgaGTTCTTAGCTCCTAATCAAAGCATATCTCCcagagggaaaaaaaaagcatacatATAAGTTACTCCACATATCATATGATGACAGCCCAATAAGAAAAGGAGGCATGCGTAAAGTTTATGTACAATAGTCATCTTATATattagcttttaaaaaaaacattattgatgTTTTAGTATTtcttattctaaaattattaatattttataaatctgaagtcttattaattaatttttttcatatatttctcTATTTAAAATAACTAGATTTGATATTAATGAAGAATATCGTACTTACAATGTAATTAAGAAACACTTCAATaaacaataaatcatatttatagtttatattaaataagagtatttagactaaatattttatttttcactaatTAAATGTTCTTTAACTTATTCACtaactttaaatattaataagctTTTAATGGAGATTTTTTTAAGTATCTTTTAATGGCGATAGATAGGCGATAGCATTAATCAGTTAAGATCTATGACTGAAATCTTtaggaaacattttttttttaaaaaaagctaaATATTTCATTGAATAAGTGCCTGAATCAAGCACAAGGAGTGCCCAATGTAAACAAGAGAGgaaatattatcttttaaaaattattataaaaaaatacaaaaattattaaaacaaataatttaagcataattaaatttttatttttttatttttcaattcatctcataattcctttaattttaacaattgaATAAGAAATTAATGTATACGTAGAATGTGTTTGGCAAATAGTCATATGAACGCGCGTTTCTTTTCAAGTCAACGAACCCAGACAATTTTGTTAATTACACATAGGGTGGCAATATGAACTGACCAAACTCGTttgattcataatttttaagatgatataatttttatttatacagacttttattgtaattatgttttttttgtcatataGCTCTACAAAGTTAatattataagtttaattttgtttttttaaattaaataattattttatctaaaatctattaataaattaaaaacttaaaatatatttaaattttcttgataTTTAATTCATGTAATTTGAGTTAATTAAGTGAACCAAATTATTCATAAACTTAAATCAAGTcgagttaaaatataaaaaaaataatgtcaaatttaaattaaactaaatattaATAAGTTAAGTGAAACTCAACTCACCACTCATTTCCATCAAAAAACATACAATAGTTTTACATAACTGGTTAATTTTCAACATCTAGATAATCTTCATTCTTTTTTCGTCCTATCACCGTCAGTTTATTTTCTGTTTGTGTGTGTACCATTTTTCCTCATTATTCACCTGTTcgaaaaattattcttaatattGAGAGAATTAATGAACAACTTCCTTAGTTAAAATTTTGGTGgaaatgtgaattttgaaaGAATTAATATTAACGAAATATTTATGTTTaagaatcatattttaaaaaatgagattagaagaattgattttgttagaatagtaaaataaaatcactttaataataataataataataatagactaGTATAGAAGTGTTTTTACACTCTTTTTCAAtcataaacaataatatttataagatttgaGTCATAGGCCGGAGCCTTCACTTATTTTTTAGAAGTAAgttaaatataagtttttttttgagTAATTTTTGAGCTTTGAAAATTTTTCATACTCACActagacaaaagtaaaaaaaattctgtctccttaaattttatctatcaaaatattttaaaatactatattttaattttaattttataaaatttaaaatatttaaaatgaaattagaagCTTTTATTTAATCACAACATAAATAGTTCAACACAATCAACTACTACCATTTATTTAGTCACAATCAAATCAATAAATCACGTCATTCAATCATTTCAATgcttgatttaaaatttaaatattattaatattatattttaatacattattcAATATTATATAAGTTTATATGGATACCATTgaataaattaagaataaaaatattaaattaaatgcgTAATACATCATTTTGTTAGATGcgtaaattttatttgataatgaaatttatataaaaataatactatactactaagtttttttctttccaaaaacaCAATCACACAACTCGCAAGTTCAAAAAATACACCTTATTTCTTTTATCCCTAATTATAagattctttttatattttttttatcctttttataataatttttgtaatttctagatatttttttatatacccttatttaattattctttctttaaatattatattaataaataaataaataaataataataaaataattttggaataataatataattaatcaatagatttaatatgattaactcagttaaatatttttttaaaaagataaattaattaaaagattattgtaattataattaaggagattattgtaattattattaaggATATTCTTGCCGTATTTAAACCAAGCATTCATGCACTAATATAAAATACTACTACTAGAAAACGCATGCATGCTTCCAAGTTCCAAGAAGGTATTTTTGGAGCGTGCGTGTAGCATATGTTTTTGTGTCTGAAAAGACTGAAAGGATTGAAGCCACCTCGTGATCTTTACCTGTCAGACTTTTCAAGCTTTATTCTCTACTATACAGTATTAAACCAAAACCAGAACACTGAGAACAGGCATTGGCGCAATGGTTCCTAGGTTAAttctatttcatattttaaatgtgaaattaatttttatttgagataTTAAGGTTTTTTTAACTGATTCAACTCTAACAATTATTCACGAATATTCATAATCAATCATGTCTTTATAAGCATTGACcgtaaaatttatttagttttaatattttttccccttttttataatttttgtttatagtctaaatatttttatagtgtttttttttcttatattttatgttttaaagaattttagTCTCTATTATCAAGtgattaatgttaaaaaaaccttaatatttaagatattaagtttttttaaccgATTCAACTCTAATTATTATTCAGGATAATTCATAATCAAGCATGTATTCATAAGCACCTgaccttaaaatttatttgagtttaatatttctttccttttttttataatttttgtttatactcTAAATACTTTTACATGATCTTttgtttgtatatttttttctcttaagagTTTTAGTCTCTACTATCAAGTGATGACATAATCACGTAATAGTCCCTATTATTAAGTTCCTATGCCACCAATATGCACCATCAAATACAGTTGATCATTGCAAATCCATTCTTTGTCACAGTTGCTCCCCTTTGATGAGAGCATTCACCAAAATCTTAAGCATCAATCAACCAAGAACATaggtaaaaagaagaaacaatgtAGATGACATTGAATTGTGGAAGTTCTCTTTTCCTCATCTACAACTAGtcaaatttcatttaattatgaaaGATATAGTTAGTACTAATTAGTTCATTTAAATCATTAtcaacaatacattttcataCTTGTGTAACCTCTAGATTCTTCTATTTGTTCATGTGGTTTTCTTGCTAGAAGCCTACGAGGAGCTTTTCATTGTCTATGCCTTATCTCTTTTGCACCAACAATACTCCTCACCCTCATCAGCCCTCGGGGCTATAATCCTACTTtcaacaacatcaacaacaaggTTGACAACCTTTTTTGGTCGATTCGAGAAAAACGAAACTCCTTGCCCTCCTCccttatgaattttttttttagaatttttaatttttggatgtGAAAGGGTGAAACAATTGGGAGAGTTGGAATTTTTATAAGATGTAGCATCGGTCAAGTCTTTGTAAGttgaaatagataaaaaaaaatcaaaaacaaaagtcTTTAAGTAGCCATGGTTGATGCTACATTATGTTGGTGTCAAGATTGATGCAAACtagcaaatattattttgtaaaatgcttaaatatgttttcatttttaaaaaaaatcaaattttatgtttgatttctgataaaaaaaattcttaacttttggtcttgatttttttttattgtctctGTTGTTTATTTTGTTACACCGTACCTGATAACTTGATATACCATTATCTGATAGTAACAACggttgtgataaaaaaattcaaggatcaaaagaaaattcttaaaatatttcaaagatcACTTAACAAAGCCAACCTAAGGACAtaaatggaataaaaaaaattagggaccaaaactaaaaaaaactattcaaaaCGGAATTCGAATGTTTTTGAAGCATAAAATGCATATTCGATTTGACATGTGTATTTGGTATAacttaattgaatatttattttgatgtttACGCAGTGAAATATGTACAAGGTGTAGTGAGTAGTGACAAGAACTTTATGCATTATTCTTTTTTCCTTAGTATAGAATCTACTGTTAAAACCCCAATAACATTGACATTTATCATAAgagaataaaacataaaaactaatggagattaataaatatgtttaattaatttgattgtcCCTTGAAGTTagtttatatcatttttaagcCAATTGTATAATCATATAACAAAACTAACGATGCTTGACAACAAAGTAGGTTTATGCCCGTTAAAGAAGCCActtgtaatattttaaattataaaatattcttgatgtttgattatgacTCAATAAATGTTCAATGAGACAAGGGTAAGGAAAATCCGTATAAAAATGAGCTATTCAGTAGAAGAAGTTGGGGGAATGATTGTGgtattatgatagaatttaattagaatgtatATCCAATCCAAAACTTTTCTTCgttgttatttaattacatattattatatattataagttaattttataataaatcttttgaa
This region includes:
- the LOC114381344 gene encoding uncharacterized protein LOC114381344 isoform X2, giving the protein MGSCCGESADNMQVIGADKDHIWSKKVEADEGLNLNTVGCLRGRLLAERQASRVAKMEAESMGNKFVELEKLLREEIKLRDKAERRLKLLKKKVGSFNCMPSKTGQLEHSDSSEKCENSCGSSSISSLFKHSELNEITHDAKIPALPENVDHCDNVSEASTLIQTHSHNSPFSTKDCDSQNTDNFSTNSDPDYSSPQILRENPNPSSGNLKNDEIRLSTLSSRSSVTENESDHADFYDNSLALVPVTVTAKSQATNNPKPIMSVLEALDALRHARERLQSSMRTRQMIHVGPI
- the LOC114381344 gene encoding uncharacterized protein LOC114381344 isoform X1, producing MGSCCGESADNMQVIGADKDHIWSSKKVEADEGLNLNTVGCLRGRLLAERQASRVAKMEAESMGNKFVELEKLLREEIKLRDKAERRLKLLKKKVGSFNCMPSKTGQLEHSDSSEKCENSCGSSSISSLFKHSELNEITHDAKIPALPENVDHCDNVSEASTLIQTHSHNSPFSTKDCDSQNTDNFSTNSDPDYSSPQILRENPNPSSGNLKNDEIRLSTLSSRSSVTENESDHADFYDNSLALVPVTVTAKSQATNNPKPIMSVLEALDALRHARERLQSSMRTRQMIHVGPI